The Linepithema humile isolate Giens D197 chromosome 2, Lhum_UNIL_v1.0, whole genome shotgun sequence genome has a segment encoding these proteins:
- the LOC136998273 gene encoding uncharacterized protein yields the protein MSEEIILTKNNVWDYLELIPEERFKAKCKTCKTNLTYTNLSNFTKHLRTYHKNHFASRVEENIENSPDTYYNEEGKCLICGGTVQQEDYSRHMKSHPTQEVVYYVTNKTKEEYCTQTDVFDLKCTLNNCNKRITCYITGNTSYHISKHNKASELEKIDTGLIYVPNKITDVQDLWKNYTCDDRNFLVKCKFPECQFQGYYIDINLTKFCKHVEDHHGKVFAYEKQNGNQFPRMYFKYRNEEYSECCLCASYTSISTVTYALYYHLETKHPGTPNFHHTVSWGWKYCKKSNITQVECDFCSELIDIDVDLKNLNHHTENTHMKEPPSTEKAHEIAGPSKSQQEKKSKKKGIFKGE from the exons ATGTCTGAAGAAATTATCTTAACTAAAAACAATGTGTGGGATTATTTGGAACTGATTCCCGAAGAAAGATTTAAAGCGAAGTGCAAGACGtgcaaaacaaatttaacTTACACCAATCTTagtaattttacaaaacatttaaGAACGTACCATAAGAATCATTTCGCTTCCAGAGTAGaggaaaatatagaaaattcaCCGGATACATATTACAACGAGGAgggaaaatgtttaatttgtgGTGGGACTGTTCAGCAAGAAGATTATTCCCGTCACATGAAGTCACATCCAACACAAGAAGTGGTATATTATGTAACGAACAAGACTAAAGAAGAATACTGCACACAAACTGATGTTTTTGATTTGAAGTGCACACTGAACAATTGCAATAAACGTATAACTTGTTATATTACAGGTAACACAAGTTATCATATATCAAAACATAACAAAGCAAGCgaattggaaaaaattgaCACGGGCTTAATCTATGTGCCAAATAAGATCACAGATGTGCAAGATCTATGGAAAAATTACACATGTGATGATAGGAATTTTTTAGTAAAGTGCAAATTTCCTGAATGCCAATTTCAAGGATATTATATCGACATTAATTTGACAAAGTTTTGTAAGCATGTAGAGGACCATCATGGAAAAGTTTTtgcatacgaaaaacaaaacgGAAATCAATTCCCGcggatgtatttcaagtatcgTAACGAAGAATATTCAGAATGTTGTCTGTGTGCAAGTTACACGTCTATAAGCACTGTTACATATGCCTTATATTATCATCTAGAAACTAAACATCCAGGAACACCAAATTTTCACCATACCGTTAGTTGGGGGTGGAAATACtgtaaaaagagtaatatTACTCAAGTAGAATGTGATTTTTGTTCCGAATTAATAGACATTGATGTTGacttaaagaatttaaaccaTCATACTGAAAACACACATATGAAAGAACCACCAAGCACGGAAAAAGCGCATGAAATAGCTGGACCGTCAAAAAGCCAACAGgagaaaaagagtaaaaaaaaag gtaTATTCAAAGGTGAATGA